Genomic window (Alnus glutinosa chromosome 9, dhAlnGlut1.1, whole genome shotgun sequence):
AAACTCAATATCCTTGTAAGACTTTGGTGGTCTCCTTTactcattaagaaaaaaaaatgttatgctTGATCTATTCAAATGATAATTTATCAAATTTAGGACATCGTTGATACGATAACAAATGCtcaattaattatttctaacaattgCTTAACTTTTGTTGGACGACGGTTCTGTCCTACTGATTGGTTTTAGATAAATAATGTGGCAACCGCCATTCCTAAACCAATCCTAGAGGTGACAGCTCAAGATTTTTCATTCATCATGGGTACAAATTTTGAATCTGCTTACCACCTGAGCCAACTTGCGCATCCTCTTCTCAAAGAGTCGGGAGCAGGAAGGATTGTTCTCCTTTCTTCCGTTGCTGGGTTGTTGTCATTTGGTGGTGCCTCAGTTTATGGAGCAAGTAAaggtaacatatatatatatatatatatatatatatatatatatacttacttacttatgcaattttattttctttcacagATTCTGGATTGACAATTTACGAAGTATGTTTGTGAATTTTCATGTTTTATGCAGGAGCAATAAACCAACTTACTAGAAGTTTGGCATGTGAGTGGGCACGAGACAATATCAGGACCAATTGCGTTGCACCTGCTACCACAAGAACTCCTTTAACGGAGGATGTAAGTACATTTGTCTTgtctattaaaatattaattaaatgattacattgatataatttttaataagtataaattttaaaacaaatggtgatttaatatagtattagaTAGGGTCAAAGGTTTCGAACCTTGTCTCTCTCAATTCactttttttggtttggatcagtttgtatttttttgccttttgtaTTATAGATTCTCAAAGGCAAAACCTTGGAAATTTCAAATTCACGGACTCCTCTTGGACGACCTGCGCAACCAGAGGAGGTTTCATCCTTGGTAGCATTTCTCTGCCTACCTGCAGCCTCTTACATAACTGGACAGACAATTTACGCTGATGGAGGGATGTCTGTGTATGGATTCGATCCCTAGAACAACCACAGATAATCAGATATAATAAAACCAAGCTCCTTAATTACTTAGTCGCATGCAATTGTTCCTTCGAATTCTgtcttttttatgtttgttttaagACTTCATGCATGTATTGATCGATATCTCATATTAATAAGCTTCAACAAAGTTTGTCTCTAATCGATTTTATCTGAGTGGTCAATTCTGgggttttatatataaaatgaaaattttgattagCCCCCTCTTCGACATATATAGATTTGGCACACCATAGAAAATAGTTGTATTTGGTGCTTAACATCTATTTattagtgaaaataaatatagattCCTAATTAAACAACCTCAACCAAACAGTACTTaatcaaatatgtaaagcaataaaagtaaataacatagatatttggtgacgaagtgaaaactctttactccaaagagaaaaattactccgggacaaccaaacccaggaaatcaattATTAGAATAAATAGCTAATTACAAGAAGTTTGTAGTTGAAAAATAATTAGACTCCTaagttacactacaaaaaacttggtATTTAACCACATGCAATTAGCCACGCGTCTGAGGCTCATCCATGTTGCCaactgttagccacgtggatCCCGCGTAGTTAATCCGGTTGTTGATAAATGTCACTTAGCAAcgtgtatttttatacatgtAATTATTTAGCCAAGTGCCACTCACACGTGGCTAAGTgcattttattttggaaaaaaaaaaaaatcaacacttTTAGCCACGTGGAACTAACACACATTGCTAactatcacattttttttttaaaaaaaaaaaaaaaagaaagaaaaagaaaagggaagaagaacataaattaatttctgttcttcttccttcttttttttccctcacCGGAAATTTCTGCAAGGCCGGCGAAATCTTCACCTTCCTTCTCcatgaaatccaatccaaaaaatcTCCCAAAAATCCTCTGTCAACCACAttaccaaaaaatcaccaaaaaatcaccaacaatcaccaaaaataccaacaatcaccaaaaatcaccaCGTCGTCGTTCTTATTTTACCAGTGAAGATGCATGTTTACCGGAGACGTAGCGAAATGAaactacacacacacaaaaaaaaaaaaaaaaaaacctgaaaaacACCCCCTTGGCTTCACCGGCGCCGGGTCGTGACCCTCCGGACTCCGGCGCCGTCGTCGACCACGGCTCTCTCTCATAATCACTCcaattctctctctccagctctctcagTCTCCCTCTTCATCTCCTTGTCTGtgtgaagaaaaggaaaaacaaaatggagaagaaggaaAGGCATCTATGCaagggaaaaaggggaagaaggaagaaaaaagaagaggaaaatgagaagaaaagttaaagggggtgtggggaaatgaaaaaaaaagggggggggggggggggggggggggggaaatgaAATGTTATAAGGGGAGATTAGAAATGGATTGGAGGGAATCACTTACCCACGTGGCCaataaaccacgtggctaaaattttaaaccttaaaaaaattcagaaaaaatttcaatttttgaaaaaaatatgaatattttagccacgtgtcttatTTGCCACATAGCTAATTGGCGACGTGGCaattatacacgtggctaattggcaaCGTGACAAAATACATGTGGCTAATTACCAACACAAAGCATTTCGCTACGTGGTGGATTACCCACATGGCAAAATTGCCACGTGGGTAATCACCACGTCGCAAAAtcgccacgtggctaaaaaccaaattttttgtagtgttaccTCAACCAAATAgttaaccaaatatgtaaagtagTAAAAAGAATTAACACAAATATTTCATTACGAAGTGGAAgctctttgcaccaaagagaaaaccCACTCCGGGTcagccaaacccaaaaaatcaattatcagaagaaatagctaattACAAGAAGTTCGTAGTCACAATCCTTTGCAGTAGTCACTCTCTTGAATTCTAACAAGCACCTACTTGTCTGCCTCTCTCCCAGACCCGTTTGTAGAGTTCTTCTTTTGATCCCTTAACTGGAGCTCCTCTTCAATTAGACTTCAACGGTTGAACGGTTACAACAAATATATGAaacactctaagagagatacatTTAAACGTTTATGCCTATAAATCTTCTCTTAGTACACTAAAATTCTCTGCAAGAATTCTTAAAGAAACACTGCCTAGAAGCCCCTTTTAAATAAACTCTGGAAACCCTAAAACAAGTCAACAACAGATTTCTAGGCAGTGGTGTCCGAACATATTCTCTGGAATATTTTATTGcataaaatccaaaaatttatgaacaaataattatgcagaatatttttcaaatcgctactctttcattttcttgataaATATTCCACAATATCTCTTTACTcaactctttcctttcttgaataaTATTCTGTAATATTCTTCTCACTtgactcttttctttcttgagcTTTATCATCATATATTTTAGGCTTAATAAACATGGTTCTAGAAGTAGAAGCAACATGCGAAGAAGCAATAGCAATTTTATCAAAACTCAATTCAGATTTATCATAAGAGCATTCTTGATTACTTAGGAATTGAATGAGTTGATCATTAAAGAATTTTTCCAGATAATTCTTTGATTCATTCAATTCATCTTTCAAAGACTTAATCTTTTCAATCAATTTGACTCTTTCCGTTTCAAATTCTTTAAGTCTTTTTCATATGTTGTTTGTTTAAATCTCTAAATTCGGAATATTTCACAAACAATTTATTGTAAGTACTCTGGAGATcatctttttctcctttcttccgTTGCTGGGTTGTGTTGTGACAAAACTAATATTCTAAGATCAccaaagaagcagaaaaataGCAAAATAGCAAATAACCACAACATAAACTCAAGAGAcatcaagatttaagtggttcggcttaACAAGCCTACATTCACTGGCGGAGATGATCCAGGAGAAATTCAATACAAAGTGCAATACAAAGAGCAACCACTCAAACCCAAAAGCCCCAATACACtcaaatctcactctcacacaaaagagaattaatacacaaaagagaaaacctTCTCTAATTCTCTAAGCTGTAAATGACACTACAAATTGTGAGAAAATACAAGAGAGACAACAAAAGGGACTTATCTCTTTTACAAGGAGTGTTGCCTAAATGCACAGTTGCTGGAGCCTCATTGCTGGACAGATCCTCTTCTTTTTGTCTTCGAAGAGTGTCTCTCTCTCGCACACCACTCCTGAGGACCGACTGAAAAATCTGCtgcctttttcctcttttttaacCAATACGGCttcagtttcttcttcttccacaaGCTTCTCGAAGAAGCTACTCCATATCAAAGAAACAAGTGGGCTACACGTGTTTGAAAAGAGCAATAAGCCAAAAACTTGAGGGGCCCACAGTAAAGACTTGATAAAGACAAGTCACTTACACTACAAATCTCCACCTTGACTTGCATTTCATCAAGTCCTCAACACAAATCTCTTAATCACGTCTCCTCTAACACCCCGAAGGGCAATCACAAGCTACAAACACAAATCAAGCCCAAGCACCTCTTGAACTTGAGAATCAAAATACATTGTGGTGCCAACGCTGCTAAGAGTCTGAAATGTGCATCATCTGAAGTACTCACaaacaaaaggattttcttCGCACCACccaaatctttcatttcaaacTCATCACCCAAAAGAGATTTCAATCTCTTAACCTCAAACATACTTTTAGCAGCAATAGGCATGTCATCCATAAAGagcaacaaataaacaaaagaaccaCATTAAAATTGCCAACAATACACAAAACGCTTGTACCTCTGCCCCAAAGATTGTTCCAAGCCATACAACGATCTCTTCAACCCGACAGTCTTCGCGTCCTATGGCAAGTTCTTCAAATCTATGCCTGGTTCTTACAAAGAGACTCAATCTCCTCATTCATGGCAACAATCCAAAATGCAGACTCATTACTTGTGACGGCTTCTGAAAGAGTAGAATACTCTTGGACCACAGTGTCCTCTGCCACAGTAAATGCACATGCTACCAACTCTGCAAAGTCATATCTTTGAGGTAGTCTAATCTGTCTCCTCTGTCTACCAGCCGCAATACTGGTCTCTTACTCTTCTTGTGGATCATCATCAGAATCGGAGCCATGGCTGTCTAGAATGGGTTGAGCTTGCATGCCATCTTGCACCCTCTGTGAATTTTCTACCTGAAGCTCCACCTGCTTGCTAAAACTCAACCACATATGCCATAACTGAGTAGTGTCTGAAGAGACATCAACTGAACCTGTCACCGTAATACCCTGAAGAAAATAAAGGCCATCAACCCTGTTACCTTGCATCATAACCAATGGACCTTTCCAAACCCAAATGACTCCACCTTCACTGGAATACTTGTATCCAAGGGAGTCCAAAGTGCCCAAAGAAATAAGatttctcttcaaatctagTATATGTTGAACATTCTTCAAAGTCCTCATGATCCCATCATGCATCCTTATCCTAATTGTACCCATACCAACAATCTTGCAGGCAACATCGTTTCCCATCAAGACTGAACTATTATTGACTGACTCATAGGTAGTAAATCAATCCCTTTTAGATGACATATGAAAAGTACAAGCAGTATCAAGGACCCACTGATCGCTAAACGATCATCAGAACCGGCAACAGCAAGGACAAATCCTAAATCCTCATAATTTCCTTCGACAACACCAACCACATAAGAGGAACCaccttcctctttatttttcaacttcgGACACTCGGATTTATAATGTCCATACTTTTTGCAATAGTAACACTGAATATTCTTCTTAGACTTGGATTGGCTTCCCAAGTCTCTCTCACTGGATCGACCTCTAAAATTAGAGGAATTTTCCGAACGACCTTTAACAAATAAACCCTTAGCCTGATTATCActacctttcccattcaatcttGTCCTCAACTCCATAGAATTTAAAGCAGATTTAACATCCGCTAAGGAGATGGTATCTCTACCGTACAACattgaattaacaaaattatcaaaaacatctGGTAGTGAACACAACAAAATGAAGGCTTGATTCTCATCATCTActttaatatcaatatttttcagatctaaaataattttattaaagtcATCCTGATGATCACAAAGAGGCATACCTTCCTTCATCTTGAGGGTATATAACTATTGCTTCAAATACAACCGGTTAGTGAGAGACTTCTTCATGTACGGGTTCTCCAACCTCTTCCACAGTCCAGCAGCAGTTTCTTCATCTGCAACTTCTCTCAAAACTCCATCTGAAAGAGACAACAAAATTGTACTATGGGCTTTTTCATCAAATTCTTTCATTTCCTCTGTTGATGTTGATGGCACCTCGTCATCCAAAATCTTCGTCAAACCTTGTTGTCGTAACAAAGCCCTCATCTTGAGGCGCCAAAGACTGAAACTATTCTGACCatcaaatttttctatttcaaattttGCAGTAGCCATCCCACAAAATAAAGAtctaagctctgataccagtttGGTGTGACAAAACTAATATTCCAAGATCaccaaagaagcaaaaaaatagcaaaatagcAAATAACTACAACACAAACTCAAGAGACATCAATTTAAGTGGTTTGGCTTAACAAGCCTACATTCACTGGTGAAGACGATCCagaagaaattcactatcaaaagatGAAGTACAAAGTGCAATACAAAGAGCAACCACTCAAATCCAAAAGCCtcaatacacccaaatctcactctcacacaaaagagaaaacctTCTCTAATTCTCTAAGTTGTAAATAACATTACAAATTGTGAGAAAATAAAAGTGAGACAACAAAACTTTTACAAGGAGTGTTGCCTAAATGCACAGTTGCTGGAGCTCACTGCTGGACAGGtcctcttcttcttgtcttCGAAGAgtgtctctctctcacacaccaTTCTTGAGGACCGAATGAAAAATATGTtgcctttttcctcttttttaacCAACATGGCTTCAGTTTCTTCTTTTCCCAAAGCAAATAAACAAGTGGGCTGCACGTGTATGAAGAGAGCAATAAGCCAAAAACTTGCCAAAAACTTGAGGGGCCCACAGTAAGGACTTGATAAAGACGAGTCACTTACACTACAAGTTGTTGTCATTAGGTAGTGCATCAGTTTATGGAGCAAgtaaaggtatatatatatacacataacttattcaattttattttctttcatatattatGGATTGTcaatttatgaattatgtgtgtgaatttttacattttatgcgGAAGCAATAAACCAACTTACTAGAAGTTTGGTATGTGAGTGGGCACGAGACAATAACATAACCAATTGCGTTGCACCTACTTACACAAGAACTTTAAAGGAGAATGCAAGTGCATTTGTTTTGTCTAtcagaatattaattaaatgaataattttttataatttaaaatttttaaaacaaatagtgatttaatatagtattagaTAGAGCTAAAGGTTTCAAACCTTGTctctttcaattaattttttctgttttgaatCCGTTTGTATTTTTTGCCTTTGTATTATAGGCACTCAAAGGCAAAACCTTGGAAATTTCAAATTCATGGACTCCTCTTGGACGACCTACGCAACCAGAGGAGGTTTCATCCTTGGTAGCGTTTCTCTGCCTACCTGCAACTTCTTACATAACTGGACAAACAATCTACATTGATGGAGGGATGTGTTCGTATGGATTCGATCCTTAGAACAATCACAGATATTCAGATATAAtaaaactaagttttgaataaaTTTCCCAACTCCAATTGttcattcaattcaaataatgtcttttttatgtttgttttaagACTTCATGCATGTATCGATATCTCACAATATAGGCTTCAGCAGAGCTTGTCTCTGGTTTTATCTCACTTCTATATTGTTCCACCGATACGAgtggttttaggttttatatataaaatgaaaatttcgaTTAGCCCTCTTTCAGATAGAttttgttagagaatatatttcataaggttgattgtaattaggtttgatggtaatcaaatcaatcagattgatttgattaccatccgattgatttgattatcatccttatctatctcaattctcctataaataggaataTTCTGTATTGTAAAATTATTAAGGAATAAAAACATAATGTAGCTCTTTGAACTTTACCTTGtgaacgtaggtcatagaccgaaacataaaaaatttcttgtgttcttattatattattatgctatttatctttaatttttcatttaattatgttttctattagaatttttttttttgaaaggactACTAGATTTGACATCCAGCAAAAAAATGTTTCTGCTTTAGTGCGTGAAGATATATTTATGCTTGTAAGATTAAAGCTGAATTTTAGACGGCTAAACTGGTCGACAGGCACTTacaccaaacaaagaaaacgaCTAGCAAAGTGGCGGCGGCCGAGCCTCTGAATCATTGGTTAAGTCGTAAAGCATTTATACATAGAGAAAATAGATTTATTTGCCTGGCTCTATCCCAATTTATTTTGTGTGagtgtaattattatatataaaaagtgtaaatattatttttcgttTGAAAATTCAAACGTGAAGCGAAAATTTTCAGTTTCTATCATAAAATATGAAACAATACGATCTTCTCAACTGTACGTTTAATTTATAGCCAATAGTTGAAATCTACGTTAACAATGGAGATAATATAATCAATTACGTCTCTAGATATTACAAAGCAATTTTCTCAGCAAAACCAAAATCCAATGAAATCACTAATTAATCTGAGCCACTCAAATCTTGGAGAAAATCCCATCCACCTCATGTTTCGTGGGGCTTTATCCATTCCTCTTGGCTTTTTTTCAACGGTGCAATAATGACACTCTCGGGAAGCCGCCTAGCTAGCTAAGTgcgcaagttttttttttttttttttttttttttttttttttttttttagtacattgtaaataaactaaagaaaaacaaaacttaaGGAATAAAGAAAGTGGAGGGGGAGTCTTTTTCAAAACATGGAGGAAAAGATGTGGAGAGAGGGGAAAGGATGAAAATGCAGTCAGAATGAATTCTGGTTGCGGCCCAATTTGCCACATGATGGGCACAGAAGTTTACACTTCGGTTTACATGACTAGCTTTCCAACTAACTGTTCGAGGGATGGTGGAGTGAATGGTGGAGATGGTTGAAGCAATTCGTCAATCAATAGTAATTGTTGGTTGTTGAAGCGCCATTGTGACATTGAGAGAATCACCCTctaagataaaagaggataatcCTAACGAAACTGCCAAACGAGCAGGCAGAAGAGCAGCAGTAGCTTCACCATAAGGAGCAGAGCAAGGTGAGCTAATAATGGAAGTACACTTGATTATAGAACCAGTAGAGTCTCTGCAGATTGCAGCTTgagcagaaaaagaaactcTGATAGCAGTATCATAGTTTATCTTGAAAAAGGGGGGAGAGGGGCTCTTCCAGACTTCAGGAGTTTTATCATATTTGATTTTCCACGCCGAGAAGTGTTCCGGTGCTATCTTGTTGATAGTCGTTGATATAAGAAGAGCATTCGGGATAGTACCATCATGATAAGCTTTATTCCTGATAAACCAAAGGTAGTCAAAAGCAACAGTAGCAAATATTTGGAACCTATGTGTCTCTGCTGGAGGAACTCCAAGCATACAGTGTGGATTAAGAATAATAAGGAGCCAATCTGTCATATTAGTAACATTTAAAGCAATTGTATCCAAAGGCCAAAAAGATTGGCGCCAAACCACACGGGCAATGGGACAAgtgaaaaaaagatgaaaaagggAGTCTGTGGGATGAGAGCAAAGGGAGCAACTAGTGTCTGATAGAGAAGAAGGGATGGATtgagaaattcaaaatttggtgGGAATAATATTCCAGACCATCTtccaaagaaaaagttttaAACGATGGTTCAGCTTAAGTTTCCAGAGAGCTTTCCAACAAGATTTGGGGAGAGGTGAGGGAGTGGAGGGGGAGAAAGAGCTAATGAGATGGTGTGTGGATTTGGTTGAGAAAAGACCAGTGGTTGAAGGGGTCCAAAGAAGAGAGTCAGAATGGGAacgaatttgaattttaaaatttcagaGGTGGTAATGAGATCGAACAAGAAATGCAAGAAATTTTGCTTCCAGGACATGGTAGGAGAATGAATAAGATCAGAAATGGCTAAGGGATGATTAGAGGGGATAAAAGCCAATCTTGGCTTAGGTGTAAAAGAAGGGGATGTTGGAATCCATGGTGTGGACCATATAGGAAGGCTTGAGTGATTATGAGGAATAAAACAAGTTCCAGCAGATATGATAAGGGAGAGTAGCCTTGATGCCATTCCAAATCCAGGAACCAGAAGGAAGAGGAGAGGATAAGAAATTACCATACCTGATGTATTTTTGCTGAAAAAGAGAAACCCATAAGCTGTTGTGATTTGAGAGCATTCTCCATCCTAGTTTTGATATCAAAGATAAATTCACCTCTTTCATAAGTCTGAATCCAAGACCACCCTGATCCTTTGGCAAACATAAAGAATTCCAAGATTTGAGTGTGAGATTGCGGGTTTTGTCTTTTGGGAAACCCCACCAGAAACTTTTAAAAGCCCTGTCCAATTGTTTACAAAGACCATCCGGGAACAGAAAAGAACTCATGGCATAGGAAGGTAGAGCAGAGACCACTGTTTTAATCAGAGTAGTTTTGCCCGCTTGTAACAAAGTTTTGGATCTCCAACCTTCGATTTTCCCATTTACCTTATCTAAGATATCTGAGAAAACTGCTTTTTTAGAATTTCCATACAAGATTGGGAGGCCAAGGTGTTTTGCTGTAGCTGGGGTGGTCTGGTAGGGGAGGAAGTGTCTGATAGCTGAGATAGTGGAAGCAGCTGTATTGCTAAAAAGAATATTGGATTTACTGGCATTTATAGTTTGTCCAGAACAAAAGCTATATTTATTGAGGCAATCCTTAATAATAATAGCTTCACTAGAGGTGGCAGTGGTGAAAATGAATAGATCGTCAGCAAATAAAAGATGGTTTAAGGGCGAACAAGATCTAGCTATTTTGAAACCACGAAGACGTTGATGAAGCAGTCGGGAGATAACTTCAGTGCTGATAATAATGAGAAAAGGAGATAGATGATCACCTTGACGAAGACCCCGAGATGGGGAAAATAAACCAAATGGGCTGCCATTCAGAAGAACCGAAAATGAAGAGGTTAAAATGCAGAGCCTGGTCCAGTTGATCCAAGTGGGATGAAATCCAAGTTTTGTAAGAATAGCTAGCAGAAAATACCATTCCATTTTGTCAAAagctttttccatatcaatGTTAACTGACATCAGGCCACCTCTACCCCGTTTGGATTTAAGAGTATGGAGCATCTCATGAGCCAATATAGAATTGTCCTGAATATGGCGGTTAGGAACAAAGGCTGTCTGAAATGGAGAGataatattgttgaggagaGGCTTTAGCCTATTTGCAAGCAGCTTTGAGATGATCttgtaaataatattacaaaGGCTGATGGGGTGGTAGTGATGCACAGAGGAGGCACCCATCTTCTTGCAAATAGGCATTTCATGTAATTAATGCTATGAAAGTGTGATTTTGTTCCTTGAGCAGATGATTATTCCtgaaaaaaattccaaacaacTTGTAGAACACTCAGTTTTATACTATCCCAATATTTCATGTAGAAAAGAGCTGTAAAATCATCTAGGCCAGGGGCCTTGCAGGCACCTAGGCTGGCAAGAGCAGCATGGATTTCAGTTTCAGTCGAGATAGCACATAACATACTATTTTCTTCAACAGAGACAGAGCAATGAAAAAGATCTAGTAACTCATTGTTAGCAGTAGGATTTGTGGAGGCAAATAGATGCTTGAAATTGGAAACAAAACAATCACCAATAGAATTCCTATTTGAAATCCAACCATCAGTTAAGGATTTGAGAAGATCAATAGCATTTCTCCTTCGCCGAATAAGTGTGCTAGTATGAAAAAATCGAGTGTTAAGATCCTTACATGTCAACCAAAGTTCTCGAGATTTATGTTTCCAGAGGGATTCTTCCTGAATCAGATATTCATCTAAGAGGGATTTGAGGTGAAGCTCTAAGGCTAAGTTGGAATCTGAAGGAGGGGCCTGTTGAGTGATGGCAAGCAGTTGATAAGTAGAATCCAATTTCCTTTtaagtaatattattttgtagactataaattttaataacatttagagttgtaatttttttttttataacagcTCTCCAAAATGATATTTCTCTcttctcatttcttttcttaGTAATATTATTCAATGGACTGTTATGTCATGCAAATAAAATTATGTAGCActgaaaatctttttttttttttttttttttttttacaactgcTGATCGAATAACTAAATTTTAatatcacatcatcaaattgtatGACAATCGTATATAACAATAATCTACTGAGTAGCATTACATTTTTCCCCTTCTATTTGTCAAACAACACTTGTTTTAATTTGCTTTTTGCACCAAAGCAAAGGCTATCCAGGCTTCCGGCCCTCTATTTTGTAGCTCATGAGAGTTGGTCCTTCACATAAGAGGTACCACCCAACGTTAAAGTATAATTAACccaagaaatgaaaagaaaatttgtaattggcttctttttgttttgacgtaaaatgattttttagaaaatatttttaacgaaatgaattttctaaaaatatgtTTTGG
Coding sequences:
- the LOC133877422 gene encoding tropinone reductase homolog At5g06060-like, with product MAQVDNLKKDDRWSLEGTTALVTGGTKGIGYAIVEELAGLGATVHTCSRNEVDINKCVREWEAKGFRISGSVNDLSSRPQREELIKTVSHQFQGKLNILINNVATAIPKPILEVTAQDFSFIMGTNFESAYHLSQLAHPLLKESGAGRIVLLSSVAGLLSFGGASVYGASKGAINQLTRSLACEWARDNIRTNCVAPATTRTPLTEDILKGKTLEISNSRTPLGRPAQPEEVSSLVAFLCLPAASYITGQTIYADGGMSVYGFDP